CCGTCTCACCGATCGCGACCACCTCGTCATGACGAGCGAGTTCACGGACGGCGTCTACGGCATCGGGAGCGGCCTCCCCGGCCTCGTGCGGGTGGACACCTGCCGTGCACCACGCGCCATCGACGTCTGCGACGAAATCGACGGCTGCTTGGGCATCACTCACATTCGAAGCAATCGACACGAAGCGGGTCACCCCTGCCTCAGAGGCCCTACGCAACACCGCCTCCCGGTCCTGCCGGAAGGCGGTGTCGGTAAGATGACAGTGGCTGTCGAAGAGCTCGATGAGGCTCCCCCTCACTGCTGCCGCTCGCGCGGCGCGGTCTGAGTCTTAGCTGGGCGGTACTAAACCGTGGCGGGCTCGATCTTCGTTTTCTTCTCACTCGACTGTCCTGTACCGAACCTCTTCTGAATTTCGACCAGCGCCGGAGATGCAACGAAGACCGACGAATAGGTACCGATCACGACACCTAGGATCAGAACGAGCGTGAAGTCGAACAGGACGGGACCACCGAGGATCAGCAGCGCCATAAGCACCGCCAAAGTTGTTCCCGACGTCAGAACCGTACGCGGCAACGTCTCATTGATCGAGCCATTCACGAGATCGATCGGGTCGCGCTTGCGCGCCCCCTTCTTCTGCAGGTTCTCGCGGACACGGTCGAACACGACGATCGTGTCGTTGAGCGAATACCCGACAATAGTCAGGATCGCCGCCACGGTCGGCAGCGCGATTTCGACCTTAAACACAGCCAGGAACCCAAGCGTGACCAGCAAATCGTGCGCCGTCGCGATCACCGCGGCCATTCCGAAGCGCATCTCGAAACGGAACGCGAGATACAGCAACGTCAGCAGGAACGAGAAGAGGATCGCGTACAGGGCCTTGACCTGGAGCTCACCACCGACCTTCGCACCGACCAGTTCCGTACGAACGACTTCGAAGGTCCCGGAAGGGTACACGGCGGAGATTTGAACTTCCACCGCCTCCGCAACCTCATTGATCGACGAATCGTCATCGATCGGGGCCCGAATCACGTATTCGTTCTCCGTACCGAACCGGGTTACCGGGGGCGCCTCAGCACCACCAAGCGCAGCTCGTAGCGCTGCGTCCGTGATCGGTTCGTCGAATCTCACCTGGATCAGCGAACCGCCGGTGAAATCGACCCCGTAGTTCTGCCAACTGCCAATCGTAGCCACGTTGAGGATCATCGCGGCAATCCCCAGGGCGATGATCACACCGGAGACCACGTAGGCCTTCTTGCGCCCTTCGATGAACTTGTAGGCGCTGTCTTGAAAGAGTCTCATGGTTGTCGTCGGTCAGATGCTGATCGGATCCGATGCCTTCTTCCCGTTCAGATAGAACAGGAAGAGGGATCGGGTCACGAAGAGAGCGGAGAAGAACGACGCCACGATTCCGATCGATAGCGTCACTGCGAAGCCCTTAACCGGGCCCGTCCCGAACTGCATGAGAATCAGAGCCGTAATGAGCGTGGTGATGTTGGCGTCGACAATCGCCGACATTGCGTGCTGGAATCCCTCATCGACAGCCGTGCGTGTTGCGCGTCCTTCGTCGAGTTCCTCACGAATGCGTTCGAAGATCAGAACGTTGGCATCGACTGCCATGCCGACGGACAGGATGAGTCCCGCGATACCCGGCACCGTGAGCACTGCCCCGGTACCGATACCGGCGAGCCCTCCCAGGACGAGGACCACGTAGACCCCCAGCGCGGCAATGGCCAGGAGACCGGCCATCTTGTAGTACGAGAGCATGATCACGACCACCATCACGAGGCCGACGATTCCGGCAATCTTCCCCTGGTCGATCGAGTCTTGACCAAGTGAGGGGCCGACGGTGCGTTCTTCGATAATGTTGATCTTCGCCGGGAGCGCACCGGCCCGGAGCACGAGGGCCAAGTCAGCCGCTTCCTCAAGAGGAGTCCCTGCGCCCATATCGATCTGGCCACGCGCGCCGATGCGATCACGGATGACCGGAGCGCTCATGACTTCGCCGTCGAGTACGATGGCGAGGTAGTCGTTTACATGCTGCCCGGTGACCTGGCTAAAGACACGACCACCTGCACGAGAGAATTCGAACTGAACCTGGGACTGGTTGAACTGCGGGTCCCTGGATGCCGTTGCATCCTCCAGAAGGTCACCCGTGATGAATGCCTCCTCTTCGAGCACATACAAGCGCTTGTAGGTCCTCGCACCCTGGGCGACGAGTTCGGATCCCCATTGCAGTACTTGGTTACGTGGATAGGCGCGCTCGACGCCCTCGATCCCTAGGAACATCTCTGCGACCGGCACGTCCTCGATGGCAATGAGGAAGGTCCCTTCAGCGTCGCCGAAATTCAGGAGAGACGAGAAAGGTCGCAGCGCGTCTGCAGCATCCAACTCCGCTTGCGCCGCGTCTTCCGCTTCCGTCTGCGCTGAGTCGCTCTCGGCACTCGTTGAGTCTGCCGTGTTCCCGAAGAGTAATCCCTCGAGATCCGTCTGATTGGTCGGACCTGCGACGTCGCGACCTAGAGCCCGGATCGAGTCCACGCCGAGGGTCGCGACAATCGCACGATCCATCCGGGTCAAGGCGTTCTCCATATCCGAGGACACCACCACGAGTTTGAACTCGAGGAACGCGTTACGCTGAACGATGTCCTTGGCCTGATCCTGGTCAGACAAGCCGGCGAGCTCGACGATCAAGCGGTCACCCCCAACCTGCTGGATGAGCGGCTCTTCAACGCCGAGTTCGTCAATGCGGGTCCGAATGATTCGATCAACCCGATCGATCATGTCGGCCTTGGCGGCAGAGGTCATGGTGCCGTCAGGGTCGTCGACTTCGAGAGCGAGGTGCATCCCGCCCTGGAGGTCCAGACCGAGCTTCAGGCCGTTCGAGTAGAGTTGCCACCCTGACATCATGATGACCAATGCAATGAGCACCAGCCGACTTCGGAGCGTCTTGAACATGAACTAACGTGGGTTCGACGAAAAAATGGCCCCCCGAGGAGCCACGAGCGGTGCTGTGTTAAACCGCCTTACGACAGCAGGTAAAGTTCTCCTAGCCCCACGGACGTGTCAATCGGCCAGATCCGCGTTTCAACGCGTGCAAACCTGCCCGCGAACGTCATACGCGCCTTGGAGGCGCGTATGGACTGCGAACAGCCCGCTAGAAGTACAAGAGCGTCTGCACCTCTTTAAGGAACATTCCGTGTTACCGCTCTGAGGCGACTCGATATCGGCGTTCGCGCCGTAGAGGGCTCGGAAGGCACGTTCGCCCCACTCCCCGCTTGCCCACTCGATCAGTTCTACTTCTGTCAAACAAGAAGAGCTGGTTGATCGCCTTGGGTCCCTCTTCTACTCATTCTGACACAGGGTATCTCACTTCGGCTGCGTGTCGCATCTAGGGGCCCGAGTTACCTTGTGTTTCGCCACGCCCCTGAACCCTGGATATCATGTGATCGTCAGTCGCCGTGCCACCGTCATCACCTTCGCCTGCCTCGTGTTTTCCGCATGCGGCGGACCTGGCATTCGCGGAAATGCGGAGGTGGACATGCGGGTTACGGTCGCTCCCGAGCCGCCGACAATGGGTCCGGTCATGTTCACTGTGGCAGTTACGGATCTCACATGGCGCCCGCTCAACGGAGCCGGGGTATTAGTGATCGCGACGCCTCCAACGGAAACCCGCGAAAGCCAGGAGTACGCGGCCACTGGGATCGGAGCCGGTAAATACCAGGTCCCGAACTTCCCGTTGGACGAAGTCGGAAACTGGCGCTTCACCGTCCGGATCGACCTGGCGGGCGGCACATGGGCGGAAATGGACACTTCTATATCCGTGCGTGCGACCGAGGAGCAGTGAGCCCTAGTCCGCGAGGCCCATTGGGATCGTGATGCGGGCCCTCGCGCCTCTGCTCTGCTCTCCAACTTCAGCGTCCCACCGTGCCCTTCTGAAATCAAGACATTCTCCACGGTACTGGGGAGGACAGCCTCGGGCAGCGTGTAGAAGATCTCACCGTTCAGAAACTCGTCCCTCAGCTTGCCCGTGAAACCGCTGATGGTTGTTTCGAAGACACAAGAGAGAACTCGACCAGATCTGGCTGGCTGATCACCGGCCACTCCACCCCTCACAACATCGCCCCCCGCGTTCGCTCACTTTGGATCCTCTGTAGAAAGGGCCGTGCCAAACACGCATGACATGCTGTAATACATAACTGTGTATTGCTTTACATGATTCTTGTGACCTCGATTCGACATCTGTGCATCGTACGATCCCGGGACGACTCGTCCCATTAACGAACAGTGCTAACTCCCGAAATCGCACGACTGGCCCAGGCTTCCACCTCCCCACACCTTTCGGCACACCATTCCTAAGGAGATGCGCTCCATGCGCCGCACTATTCTGCTCGCAGTCGTGTCCGCTCTGTTCTCGGCACCCCCTGCCCCTACAGCGGCTCAGGAACGGGCTTGCTCGGTCGAGGAGTATCGGCACTTCGACTTCTGGCAGGGACGATGGGTCGTGCGGGCAGCCAACGGGGCCCTTGCTGGCCACAACACGATCAGCCCCATCCTGGCTCAGTGTGCACTCAGAGAGCACTACACGACCCCGTCGGGCTACGAAGGCGAGAGTCTCAACGTTTATGACATCTCCCGTGATGTGTGGCACCAAACGTGGGTGGACAACGCCGGATTGCTGCTTCAGCTAGAGGGCGGTTACAGGGGCGACGTCATGGTCATGCATGGAGAGACCCAAGACACCGCCGGGAATGTCACGCTCAACCGAATTACATGGTCGCGCGTAGACAGAGGTCGAGACCGCGTCAGACAGCTGTGGGAGTCATCGACGGATGGCGGCGACACCTGGAACGTTGGCTTCGACGGCACCTATATCCGACAGGAGACCGTGGCGGATTGGGACGTCTTAGTTCGGGGCGGAACGATCATGGACGGAACGGGCGCCGCCGGCTTCGCGGCAGACCTCGCGATTGTGGGCGATCGCATCGCGCGAGTCTCGCCGGTACCGTTGGATCCGGCGCGTGCCACCCGGGTGATCGACGCCGTCGGGTTGATCGTGAGTCCGGGGTTCGTGGACCTACATACGCACCTCGACCCGCTCCTCCGACTACCTGGGGCAGAGAGTCACGTCCGACAGGGCGTGACAACCGCTCTTGGGAACCCGGACGGTGGTGGCCCATGGCCGATCGCTGGGCTCATGGAGGAGGCCGAAGCGCTCGGAGTTGGCATGAATGTCGGGTTCATGGTCGGGCACAACACGGTTCGTGGGAACGTTATGGGCCTGGAAAACCGTGCCCCAACGGCGTCTGAACTGGCCCGCATGCAAGGGATGGTCAGGCAGGCTATGGACGAGGGAGCGTGGGGCATCTCCACGGGGCTCAAATATCTCCCAGGGGCCTTTTCCGAACTCTCTGAGGTGATCGCGCTGTCTCGGGTCGTCGGTGAAAAAGGCGGCTTCTATACATCTCATCTGCGCGAGGAGGGCCTCGGGCTCCTTGGAGGGGTCGGTGAAGCACTCGAGATCGGCAAACAAGCTGACATTCCCATCGTTCTGACTCACCACAAGGTCGTCGGACAACCCATGTGGGGCTCCTCCGTCACTACACTCGCGATGGTCGACTCCGCGCGAGGGGCCGGCACAGACGCGATGATCGACCAGTACCCCTACACTGCGAGTTATACCGGGATCACCGTGCTGGTACCGGCATGGGCACTCGCGGGCGGCAACGATGCCTTCTTGGAGCGCATGGACAGCCCAGCGCTAGCGGACAGCATCTTGGACGGCATCGCATTCAACATCATCAACGATCGGGGCGGAAACGACCTAAGTCGCGTTCAGTTGGCTCTGGTCTCTTGGGACCGGTCACTCGAAGGGAAGACGCTCCGTGACTGGGCCCTACGGGACGGTCTCGATCCCACTCCCGCCACGGGTGCAAGGCTCGTAGCGGAGGCCGTTCGTCGCGGCGGCGCGAGTGCGATCTACCACGCGATGGACGAAGAAGATGTCGCGCGTATCATGGCGCACCCCTGGACGATGATCGCGTCAGACGGGCGCCTGACAGAGCCAGGGGACGGGCACCCGCACCCACGCTGGTACGGCACCTTCCCCCGCGTGCTCGGGCGCTACGCCCGAGATGAGGGCATACTCACCCTCGAACAAGCAGTCCGGAAAATGACCGCCCTTCCTGCGGAACGCATGGGCATCAGAACACGTGGTCAGATCCGCGAAGGGTGGTATGCAGATCTCGTGATCTTCGACCCCACAACGGTCATCGATAACGCGACGTTCGAAGACCCACACCAGTACCCGACCGGCATCGACTGGGTCATCGTGAACGGCACCGTGCAAGTCGAAGACGGCGCGTACCGCGATCTAAGACCGGGACGTGTACTGCGCCGAGGCCGTAACTAGAGGGACTCTGCCCCGCCGCCCAGGCGATGGTAATAGATGTGCCCTTCGTGCCATCCGATATGCCACAAGAGGTGCATCAGGAACAGACGCGTGCCCACACCGTCCATGCTCGACGGAGGCCGGCCGGGATAACGCCCGTCCATCACCTCGTCGGACAGCGTAGCCAACGCACGCGTGACGATTTCGCGTGTTTCTGCGATTTCGGTAAGGAGTTCGTTCCGGGTGCAACGATCGGCGAACTCAGCTTCCCTGTCCCGGATGTATGCCGTCACCCCGAAACCTGCCCCAATGAAGTGCATCAGGTTCCCACAGAGATGCAACACCAGTGTTCCGGGGCTGTTCTTTTGGTCGCCGCTCACCGTCCAGATCTCTGCTTCCGAGGAATACGCACGTATCTCGCCAGCCAGCCGATCCAGTTCGCGCCCATAGATCGTCGCGAAGTCCTCACCCTGTGTGCTCATCGTGCTACCGCCTCCTTCCAGATATGCATGAACCCATTAGGATCGCCACGCAGCGATGCTGAGAGCCCGGGGTCCGGCACCAAAGTCATCTGTGCTTCATACTCCCCTCCGCGGCTCTCGTACCGGACAGCGATTACGTCACCTGGGGAGTGCGCCTGGAGAACAGCTCGCACGGACGTGTCCGCGTCGATTGTTTCGCCGTTCAGAGTCAAGATCCGATCCCCTCGATCCAACCCGGCTTCGTACATCGGAGAGCCCGTCACGGGGGTCGCCGTCACGGTCGCTGCACCACCGCGCATCTGGACGTGATTCGGATTGCCCATCCACGCACGGCCGGGGCGTGCCGGGCCGAGTTCGATGCCGGCGGCGGCCAACAACTTCGCGTACATCGGAGCCTGGGTGCCGCGTACGTAAGCGTCGAAGTATGAACGAGCGAAGATCGGGTCTCCGGTTGCACGGGCCAAAGCTGCTTCGATGTCGTCGACATTGTAGGAGCGCTCCGGAATGCCGTGCGTACGCCACATCTCTCGCATGACGTGGTCTAGCGTGATCCCGTCGAACGATGTTCGCAGCGTTAGATCGAGCCCCAGAGCTACTCCGGAGCCCCAGGTGTAATACGACAGGAAGGTATTTCCGCGGTTATTTGGATCGACTGCCGTTGCCGCGTCCACGAACGGAGCCTGCATGCTCATCTGGACGGGAGAGGAATGCGCTCGCCCGGGCGCGTTGGTCACTGAATTCGCGATACCACCCATCCTACGCGCGAACTCTGCGTCATCTACGAGGCCGCCGCGCCACAGGATCAAGTCGTCGTAATAGCTCGTGAAGCCCTCGGCGAACCAGAGTTCCATGGACATGTTGGCCTCTTCGAAGTCGAAGGGCTCGAGCGTCGTCGGTCGAATCCGCTCCACGTTCCACGCGTGGAAGAACTCGTGCGCCACTGTACCGAGGACACCAAGCATGTTCGACTCCAAGGAGCCCGTGCTGGTGAGGACCGTCGAGTTCCGGTGCTCCATACCATCGCCATCCACCCACGGGAGGTAACAAGCTAGGAAGGTGTACTCGCCATAGTCGAAGGTCGGGAGCTCTCCGTACACGTCTCGGGACCCATCCACGATCGCTGCAGCGGCCTCCGCGTACTCCTCAGCCTCCGCATCCGTGCCGGCATGGTGCAGCGCAACCCGTACCGTCTGGCCGTCGACGTCCCACTTCTTTTCCCAGAAGTCCGAAACCTCCGTGGGGCTGTCCAAGAAATAGTAGAGGTGTGGAGCTGTGAAGCGCGTTATCTCATCTGTTGGAGCGAGCTGAGTGGCGACACGCCAATCGCTCCCTTCGGGGATATCCACATTCAGTTCAATGGGGCGCTGCTCGAGACCACGGGCCCACATGAACGTGGCTGGCATATTCAGATGGCCATGGGTCCGGTCGATCCCGGCGTACGTGCCGTCCGAGTGATCCGCGTAGAGCGTATAGCTCACCCGTACGGTGCCGCCATGGCCGGCCACATCCCATTGATGGACGTTGGGCCGAGAAACGGTCACGTCACGACCATTTGCACCCGTGGCCCGAAAATTGTACACGTTTTTGGCGAACTCATGGAGCGCATAGCGCCCTGGGGACGTCCGGCTCATCCTCAGTTCGAGTGGCGAGGAATCCAGTCCCTCGTACAGTACGGTGATTTCGGCTTCGTGATGGGCACGGTTCTCGAACGAGATCGAGTACCGGACAGGTTCTTGGGCCTGGAGTGACGCTGCAAAGACTGCTGTGAAGAGCGAGAGAGCACCAAAGGAACGCATGACTCGATCCACCGCGAAGAAGAAGTCGTTTCGAACGGCCGCAAGCTACCTGTCGCCGAAAGCTAGGGCTATGTTAGCGCCATGACGTCGATATCAGAGGTCTTCAGGGCGCTCGCGACCCGTTTGGGCGCTGAGCGCATCGAGCGCGACGTCCCGCTCGCACCCATGACAACGTTTCGAATTGGTGGCCCCGCGGCACTTCTCTATCGGGCTCGGACGCCGGACGAGCTAGTGCTCGCTCTGCAGGCAGTCCGCGAACTCGGCGTGCCTCACTTCTTGTTGGGTAAGGGTGCAAACATTCTCGTTGGTGATGGCGGCTTTCGCGGCCTCGTCATCAGAGTCGAGGTGGACGGCATCGATTTCCTCGACGAGACAACGGTACGTGCCGGAGCTGGTGTGGAGACCTTCCCCAACCTCATCGATGCTACGGTTGCCCGGGGGCTCGGCGGCCTCCACCACTTCGTTGGCATCCCGAGCACTGTCGGGGGCGCGTTATGGCAGAACCTCCACTTTCTCTCGCCAGCCCCCGCACGCGAACGGACCGTCTTCATCGAGGAGGTCCTCGAGAGCGCGGATCTCTTCACAGAGGACGGCGAACGTAAAACCGTTGGCGTCGACTACTTCGAGTTCGGGTACGACGAGAGCGTCCTACATCACCGCGACGACGTTGTCCTCTCGGCCACGTTCAAGCTCGAACCCACACCCCTCGACGAACTCCGCCGCGTGATGCGGGACAATCTGGAGTGGCGTGACGATCGCCACCCGGACCTTTGGCTGTACCCGTGCGCGGGATCGATCTTTCAGAAGATCGAAGGCATCGGGGCGGGCCGCCTGATCGACGAGTGCGGTCTCAAGGGCCACACGAACGGTGGCGCTCGCATATTCCATAAACACGCGAACATCATCGTGAATCTCGGCGGTGCGACGGCCGCGGAGGTGCGTACGCTCATCGACCTCGCTCAGAGCACTGTGAGTCGAGAGAAAGGCTACGATCTCGTCCCGGAAATCGCGTTCGTGGGCGAATTCTGAGTCCGGCAGAGCTGGAGAAGTATCTCCACGAACACATCCCGCTGTCGAAGGCGATGGAGACCACCGTTATCTCCGCCGATGACGAGGCAGTCGCGCTCGCCGCGCCCCTTGAGCCGAATCTCAACCACCGTGGAACGGCCTTCGGCGGTAGTGTTGCGACGTTGGCGATTCTCTCCGGATGGACTCACGTGCACTTCAAGTTGCGGCGGGCAGGTCTCAAGACCCATACCGTCATCCACGAGAGCTCAGTGCACTACGACAAACCGATCCAGGACCGTCTAGTGGCGCGTTGCGGAGATATTCCGCTGGAGGAGTGGGAGCGATTCACTCGGACGTTAAAACGGAAGGGTAAAGCGCGAATTCACGTCCAGGCGACGGTGCACTCGGCGGGCCAAGTAGCTTGCTCTTTCCGGGGCTCTTACGTGGCGACTCTACGGGAGTTATCCACCAACTAATGCCATCAGGGCGTCCCGATCAATCTCGTGCCCTCCCCCGTACTCGACGACTCGGTACTCGACACCCGCCTTGGCTAGCTGACCGCGTTCTCGTTCCGCCAGCGCATCGGAGATCGCCCGGTCTTCCGTGCCTCGCACCAGAACAACGTCAACAGACCGGAGCGCTTCTCCCGCGCGTTCAAGGTCGAGATCCGGCGGAAGTACGTCTCCCCACAACACGAGCCTGTCAGGCTGCACTTCTCCGGCTGTCACCCAGCGCGCCGCAGTCGCGACACCCTGAGAGAACCCGAGAACTGTCATGTGGGCATTCTCAGCGCGGCGAGCATTTTGGAGCCGGTCGAGGTAGGCGACGTAGTCCTCGATTTCGTGTGCCCGGTCTTCTCGGGTCATCCACGTAGCCCCCACTTTGGAAGCGGGCCCGTGCCGCCCCGCCTCCTGGCCGATGTAAAATCTGGACAACCCCTCCGGCGCAATGATCCTACGGGTCCCATCGTCGATGGGCTGGAAGCGTCGAATGAATCTCGACGCCAACTGCTTGTAGCCGTGTAAGACGTGCCAGACCTCTCGCGGGTGTTCGATGTCCTCACCGAGTTCCCAATACCTAGCCTGCCGGGTGATCTCGATGTGGTGCTCAACGGCCTTCGCCGGACCTCGTGATTCGGTCATACCGGCTCCGCGGCTGGCACTTCGCCTTCGTCAATCAGCAACCTGCGTAGCTCGCGTCCGAAGCGTCTCCTGATCCGATGCAACAGGAGAAGGGCAAC
The nucleotide sequence above comes from Longimicrobiales bacterium. Encoded proteins:
- a CDS encoding PDZ domain-containing protein — its product is MRSFGALSLFTAVFAASLQAQEPVRYSISFENRAHHEAEITVLYEGLDSSPLELRMSRTSPGRYALHEFAKNVYNFRATGANGRDVTVSRPNVHQWDVAGHGGTVRVSYTLYADHSDGTYAGIDRTHGHLNMPATFMWARGLEQRPIELNVDIPEGSDWRVATQLAPTDEITRFTAPHLYYFLDSPTEVSDFWEKKWDVDGQTVRVALHHAGTDAEAEEYAEAAAAIVDGSRDVYGELPTFDYGEYTFLACYLPWVDGDGMEHRNSTVLTSTGSLESNMLGVLGTVAHEFFHAWNVERIRPTTLEPFDFEEANMSMELWFAEGFTSYYDDLILWRGGLVDDAEFARRMGGIANSVTNAPGRAHSSPVQMSMQAPFVDAATAVDPNNRGNTFLSYYTWGSGVALGLDLTLRTSFDGITLDHVMREMWRTHGIPERSYNVDDIEAALARATGDPIFARSYFDAYVRGTQAPMYAKLLAAAGIELGPARPGRAWMGNPNHVQMRGGAATVTATPVTGSPMYEAGLDRGDRILTLNGETIDADTSVRAVLQAHSPGDVIAVRYESRGGEYEAQMTLVPDPGLSASLRGDPNGFMHIWKEAVAR
- the murB gene encoding UDP-N-acetylmuramate dehydrogenase, whose product is MTSISEVFRALATRLGAERIERDVPLAPMTTFRIGGPAALLYRARTPDELVLALQAVRELGVPHFLLGKGANILVGDGGFRGLVIRVEVDGIDFLDETTVRAGAGVETFPNLIDATVARGLGGLHHFVGIPSTVGGALWQNLHFLSPAPARERTVFIEEVLESADLFTEDGERKTVGVDYFEFGYDESVLHHRDDVVLSATFKLEPTPLDELRRVMRDNLEWRDDRHPDLWLYPCAGSIFQKIEGIGAGRLIDECGLKGHTNGGARIFHKHANIIVNLGGATAAEVRTLIDLAQSTVSREKGYDLVPEIAFVGEF
- a CDS encoding DUF1572 family protein codes for the protein MSTQGEDFATIYGRELDRLAGEIRAYSSEAEIWTVSGDQKNSPGTLVLHLCGNLMHFIGAGFGVTAYIRDREAEFADRCTRNELLTEIAETREIVTRALATLSDEVMDGRYPGRPPSSMDGVGTRLFLMHLLWHIGWHEGHIYYHRLGGGAESL
- the secF gene encoding protein translocase subunit SecF, coding for MRLFQDSAYKFIEGRKKAYVVSGVIIALGIAAMILNVATIGSWQNYGVDFTGGSLIQVRFDEPITDAALRAALGGAEAPPVTRFGTENEYVIRAPIDDDSSINEVAEAVEVQISAVYPSGTFEVVRTELVGAKVGGELQVKALYAILFSFLLTLLYLAFRFEMRFGMAAVIATAHDLLVTLGFLAVFKVEIALPTVAAILTIVGYSLNDTIVVFDRVRENLQKKGARKRDPIDLVNGSINETLPRTVLTSGTTLAVLMALLILGGPVLFDFTLVLILGVVIGTYSSVFVASPALVEIQKRFGTGQSSEKKTKIEPATV
- a CDS encoding D-aminoacylase, which encodes MRRTILLAVVSALFSAPPAPTAAQERACSVEEYRHFDFWQGRWVVRAANGALAGHNTISPILAQCALREHYTTPSGYEGESLNVYDISRDVWHQTWVDNAGLLLQLEGGYRGDVMVMHGETQDTAGNVTLNRITWSRVDRGRDRVRQLWESSTDGGDTWNVGFDGTYIRQETVADWDVLVRGGTIMDGTGAAGFAADLAIVGDRIARVSPVPLDPARATRVIDAVGLIVSPGFVDLHTHLDPLLRLPGAESHVRQGVTTALGNPDGGGPWPIAGLMEEAEALGVGMNVGFMVGHNTVRGNVMGLENRAPTASELARMQGMVRQAMDEGAWGISTGLKYLPGAFSELSEVIALSRVVGEKGGFYTSHLREEGLGLLGGVGEALEIGKQADIPIVLTHHKVVGQPMWGSSVTTLAMVDSARGAGTDAMIDQYPYTASYTGITVLVPAWALAGGNDAFLERMDSPALADSILDGIAFNIINDRGGNDLSRVQLALVSWDRSLEGKTLRDWALRDGLDPTPATGARLVAEAVRRGGASAIYHAMDEEDVARIMAHPWTMIASDGRLTEPGDGHPHPRWYGTFPRVLGRYARDEGILTLEQAVRKMTALPAERMGIRTRGQIREGWYADLVIFDPTTVIDNATFEDPHQYPTGIDWVIVNGTVQVEDGAYRDLRPGRVLRRGRN
- a CDS encoding YiiD C-terminal domain-containing protein produces the protein MEKYLHEHIPLSKAMETTVISADDEAVALAAPLEPNLNHRGTAFGGSVATLAILSGWTHVHFKLRRAGLKTHTVIHESSVHYDKPIQDRLVARCGDIPLEEWERFTRTLKRKGKARIHVQATVHSAGQVACSFRGSYVATLRELSTN
- the secD gene encoding protein translocase subunit SecD translates to MFKTLRSRLVLIALVIMMSGWQLYSNGLKLGLDLQGGMHLALEVDDPDGTMTSAAKADMIDRVDRIIRTRIDELGVEEPLIQQVGGDRLIVELAGLSDQDQAKDIVQRNAFLEFKLVVVSSDMENALTRMDRAIVATLGVDSIRALGRDVAGPTNQTDLEGLLFGNTADSTSAESDSAQTEAEDAAQAELDAADALRPFSSLLNFGDAEGTFLIAIEDVPVAEMFLGIEGVERAYPRNQVLQWGSELVAQGARTYKRLYVLEEEAFITGDLLEDATASRDPQFNQSQVQFEFSRAGGRVFSQVTGQHVNDYLAIVLDGEVMSAPVIRDRIGARGQIDMGAGTPLEEAADLALVLRAGALPAKINIIEERTVGPSLGQDSIDQGKIAGIVGLVMVVVIMLSYYKMAGLLAIAALGVYVVLVLGGLAGIGTGAVLTVPGIAGLILSVGMAVDANVLIFERIREELDEGRATRTAVDEGFQHAMSAIVDANITTLITALILMQFGTGPVKGFAVTLSIGIVASFFSALFVTRSLFLFYLNGKKASDPISI